The genomic region ATAAACACCACCAGTAATTAACGTGTGATCAAACCGGTAACTAGTCGTTTTCATTGCGTATTGTCTTTCTGTTATTAATATCTAGCTAATATATTCAACTCCATATTAAATCCACACAAGAACTGGTTTAAAAGGTACCTTTTATTGAGATAAAAAGGTTATGGTCCACAAAATTCCACTTTTCCATtacatttgttttgtttttagcCGGGCAAATGACTCTCGTGAGCTTAGCCGAGCTTAAATGAGCTCGAGCCAATCACGGGCCTAAAAAGAAGCTCATTTAGTAATTGACTCCAAGTCTGAGTGTCGCTTATCAAGTTCGAGCTGTATACATGTATAAATGACAAACTtatacatgtgtaaattttctttatttaggTATAGATGTAAATTTAAACcagtaaatttaatttctaatatTTTATTCAATAATAATGATAAGGGTAAAAAgaatttttgaatttgaattgtttttgaccaagttttattagtttttaaattcgttctcacggttctcaaaGTATTAAGTGTTCTCATTTAAACCGTcctctatatacatatatatatataggggaaggttcatttgagaagaaaattttattaagaataaaaagaacaaaagggtacaattgtaaaacattaagtagtttttttctcatctcatttattattatgtttgactaattaattagtcattaagactatcatcctccacactaaaaaATTTTgtctacacacatcaaaagttatcctacacatttcgaaatttatcctacacatattgaaatttatgatacacaactagtaatttatcctacacgtctcgtatttatcctacactataaatgaatttttatttttattttttgagaaaaatatatatcttaaaaataagttacaaatttaatatagttagttattaaagatgaaactaccaattaatgatgtatgtaagtttaccattatacccttatagttacattaagtacaaatattaaatgaagtctaatgaagcattcctattggttgaaatttcttcttttttcttcttacaaagaatttcttctcatttgaactctccactatatatatatatatatatatatatatatatatatatatatatatatatatatatattaacctaTGAAAAAGTTATGATACTTTAAAACTTATTGGATGAAGTTGGTTTAAAAgtcaaaatatgttttaaatAAGTATACCATGTGTTTTAAATATTGTAATTACTTAAAGTTATAAAACTATGTATTATCCATCTTCTATTGGGTTATTGGGGAACTGCAACAAAAATAAGAAACCTTGGAAAACATGGGTTTtacaatttatttaaaaaaaattcaaagttTTCGAATATAAATCACACAGAGGTCGTTCaaatataaaaatttaaataaataagaaaaattAAGTACTAATTCCATATTTTCTTAAGCCATCGTCATAGGTAAACATAAAACATCATGATTAACGTTAAGTAAACGTCATAGGTTAATTGCACTAAGACTTAAAAGAAAACTTGAAATCAGTACTTTATATACCCAAAACGAAAGTGGCATGAGTGAAACAAAGCACTACAAGCAGTGACGGACTCAAAAGTTATATTTTAGTAATTAAGGTGGGATGGGAGGGTTTAACCATATTTTTGAGAGAACAATTGTGATTTTCCCTAAATAATACATTAAGATGTTTTCTAAAGGAGGGCGGCCGCTCCCTAAGCTTAAGAAACAAATTATTATCATTATCAATCTAAAAATCAACTCATAAGATATGAATTGATTGATTTAAACAAACTCACATCacaaaacaaaacataacaaaTACAAAACGACCAACAAAATTCAAACTAGATGTTCAAAATTAATCTTCTACACCATTTCTCTTTTTAAACGCAATGAGCGACTCATAAATCTTGTTTGGATCAGCAAGAGCCTTGGAAACACTCTCCCTTTTCAAGCATTGTGTAGCCCAAGCAAACAACTTTGGAATATCTTTCTCAACACTAAAATTGCCTATCTTCCCAAATGCAATAATATGACTGTAGAAGCATATAAGTGCCATATCAACATACCCAAAGGACTCACCATTGAAATATGGCTTCTCTCCAAGCTCACTTTCCAACACCTTGAGGTACCCCAAGAATTCTTCAACTCCTTTCTGTTTCTCTTCACCTTTCGACATCAAAAACTTCTTTGCACCTGAATATATCTGCGAATTTTGTTAACAATTTGATGAGAAACAAATAATACGACTATTGGTGTAGGTCATCCGAGACGAGCCAAGGTCGAGCATCGCATTTAAGCTTCAACTCGAGCTCTGCAGATTTTGATCCCTATTTATAAAACTCGTGCTCGGCTCGTTAATTATTTATTcattactttatatatatatatatatatatatatatttcattattTTATACTATATGATTATAACTAATAATGTATATtaaatatgtatgaaataaaaaatatataactagtAGGTTCGCTTAGGCTCTTAAGCCGGCTTGAGATCAATTACTGAAACtcaggctcgggctcgtttattaaACAAGCTTGGTTTTAGACTCGAGATCATTTAAGGTAAGCTTTTAGCGAATTGATTTTGATCTCTATTTATAAAACTCGTGCCCGGCTGGTTTATTATTTGTTCATTACtttatatatttttatcattattttatatatatgattataactaatatataaatgtatataaaATATGTATtagataaaaaatatataactagtAGGTTCGCTTAGGCTCTTAAGCCTGCTTGAGATCAATTATTGAAACTCAAGCTTaggttcgtttattaaacaaacttgCTTTTAGACTCGAGATAAGCTTTTAGCGAATTGATCTCAAGAAGCTCGCGAGCCATCTGACTCATTTACACCCTAAACACAACTAACGATTATACACACATCTATATACACATACACAATACACGTACATGTTTATCGATGTAATCCGCCCAGAAAGCAGCTTGAGATTTGAGGTAAGGATCAGAAGGTAACAAAGGATATCCTTCTTTCCATGTTTCATGGATGTATTGGACAATGATTAAGGATTCACAGATGGGTCTGCCTTTGTGAATCATAACTGGGATCTTCTTATAAATGGGGTTGTACTTGAGAAGAAGAGGGCTTCTGTCTGACAGGTCTTCTTCTATGAATTCGTAGCCGATGCTCTTTTCAGCCAAAGCAATTCGAACCCGCGAAGTGTACATGCTTGCCCACGATCCTATCACCACCACTTCCGATTCGGTCGAAGACATTGTTCGACGTTAGTTTCTTCTGATCCGAATTAAACTCAGTTCTAAGGTGAGAGACTATTTTGTGAAGGCAAGAGTGTGAATAAATAGATAAATTTATTCTAGTGTCCATACACAAATTCAACGCTAATATGTCGTTGAAGTTTTGAGAAAATTAAGTGATTGATAAATTTTCATGGTCggcaataatttttttttatctttttttatttttatactttaataataaaataactaaataatttatttttatttattaaacttgAATGTTGAGAAAGATGAATGAAGCTCAAtgagatttaaatttaaaaataaaagaaaatgatataatACTTTGGAAACTTGAGTTATTTGAGTGATACACTTTTATTTTTGATAATAAAGGATTAAGATCATTTTGATTTTTCATTACGTTAGTGATTTAAAAATTGTTACATTTGTAATAGTTCGTAGTTATAATGTTTTAAGATAAAAAAACTTTTGATTATTtggtattttttattttatttttattacatATATTAAGTTAAAAatgaactttttttttattatttatactACTTAATTAGTTAACTGTAACTAACAAAATTTAGTTGAGACAATATTTTCTAAAACCAAGCACACACCAAGCCGCCACATCTCCAATCTACCCTTTTTGTTCTTCTAGATATGTGTGTTCGATCTTTCACATCTGTTAGTTGGTTTGATTGTAGCTAGGGTGAAATCAATGAGTTAGATTTTGGGATGAAAAATATTTGGGTCGATTCGATTTTAGCGGTAAATTAAGATTAATATATAGTGAAATCAGATTAATAGGATATATTGAACACTATGTCACATGTAAAATTTGTACTCTTCTCATGCACTTTTAATGGTTGTATAGGGATAGTTTTAATGAGTAGTTGAACCTGATCTCTCAACTCTAATCGTAACATATTGACGTTTTTTAATATCGTTTTAACATTAAATTAAGGAAATCAACCAAAATCAATTGATAATCGGATGTAATCAGATTCGAATATTGAACGCTTCTTGAATTTAAACTAAAAAATTACTCGATTTTCAAATAAACTATTGAAAGTTTTAACCAAATGATTAAAGAAACTCTAAACCAACATGAAGAATAACCTTAATTCTAATCATTGATATATAAATGAAGTATATAGTAAGAAATCTAAAAAACATtctaatatatataattaatatcTTATTGTAAAAATTTTTATATTCAGTTATATATATGGTTTTTGAGCCAATCAATCATTTAGGTAATCTCTtaatgtaaaaaaaataatattcagTTATATATATGGATTTTGAGCCAATCAATCATTTAGGAACAAGCGATAAGGTATTTGTCATACGACAAAAACATGTGGTGTTAAAGAAATCATCTTCCATGACCATGATATTTTGGAAAAAGAATAATATATCAAATTCATTGAATTCTTTTATTTTTACTATTGTAGTTATAACAAGCACCAATCATTAACGTTGTAAACCTGTATCAACTAGTTTTCATTTCTTATTTGTACAAAGATATGTGTCCATTTCCACTCATCTTCATCTCAacctttttttcatttttatttcttatttaatCAAATCCACATCTTAGATGAATCTGCTCAAAGTATTATTTCCATTCTTATGTTTTTCGAACGGCATTTCCTTTTCTATTTTGATTTTAGAGATAAAAAAATCTGTGGTTCATTAAAGTAGTCCCACGTTGCCGTTATCGTTAAAATGTGTTGTCACCATCCATGTGAAACGACAATAAGAGCATCCACAACTAACCAGAATCCTACAACCCATCATATATCTTTACAAACCTTCACGTAAACATTTCATTTCAGATTTCAAATATCTCtgaaaatctttatttttattacaaTACCAAATCTTTGCGAACCTTTATATCACACTTCACATTATCACCTACTTTTACATTTATTTAAATTAGATACAAATTTATAAGGAAATAAAAATATGGGTAaattacacctttcgtcctttatgtttgtaacgGGTTGCAATTGATaatctttaacttcaataattacagttacagttctttatttgcaaaacccgtTACAGCTTAggtcctttaaccctaaccttGTTAAAACTTCCAGTTAAGTGAGGTCATGTGCAACCCATGTGAGGGCAAAACAGTCAATTATACATAAAAAAAGAATgtcaaaattaaaattaaaaaaatctataAACCAAAACCATCATCATCCTTGTACTCTGTCTCTCCCCCCGTACTCTCTCTCGCTCTCTACATACCACTCAGATAAGAACTAAAAGACAACATCAAGATCCAACCCATCAAGATCCAATCCATCAAGATCCAGTCCCTCGCATTCACAAAATCCACGTTGTTGAACTCGACACCATTTTCGATTCGCAGTTCTTGACCGAAGGAGACACGTTGGTGTCGTGGACAGGAGTCTTGTGGTGGTTCCGATTTAGGAGACAACATTCTAGTGGTGGTTCCGATTTAGGTTAAACAAGGTCCGGCAAGAACAAAGCTTATACGGTTCGGCTTTCCGGCGAGAACAAGATCCGACGACTTCAAATCTGGTGAATCAAATAAGActatatttttttttccaaaaccaAGTATATCTGGTGAATCAAATGAGATTCTATTTTTTTTCAAGTAATTaacaataaataaaaaagtattaaAAGCAAAATGTCGCATCTGAATCTGATTATGATGCAGAAAAACTTACATAATAGTCCAACTTATCTCTTCTTTCACCAGTTGCAAACATGTTTCAACAAAACTATTCCCTCTCTAAAACCCTAAACCCCTATTTCTCCACCTTCACACCTTATCCCTTAACCAAAATCTCAAACCCTCTTTACAAACCCATAATCCCAACTCACTCATCTCCCAAAATCCCCAAATACCCATCTATAAAAGCATTGTTTTCACCCAAAATTCCATCATGTAGACCAAATGTTCGATCATATGCCGGCCACAGCAAGAAAAAAGAAGGGGGCACATCCACTTGTCGAACAAGATCTGACCGAACTTACGTAGTATTTTATAATAATCCGTGTTAGTTTCAATGCGTTAAACTTGTTTATCTTTGTGTGTTTATATATTTATAGTGTTTATAATATTTCGTGGTTTAACAGGTATTAAAATAGGTTACAAGAGTGAACGAGTTGAAACATGGGTTCTATAGGTTAACGCAGGACGTAAAACAAAAGGAAATCAGTTGGACCAGCTTCGCGACACGCGGAGGGTAGCTAGTTAGCTGTCACGACATGCCTAAGCCATCACATTAAAGTCAGTCAACTTGAAACGCGCAGGTCAAGAATGATGACCCCCGCGCtacgttggggggggggggggttcgtGATTACGTCAGCGACACGCGGAAGAAAGGAGTTACGAGAAACATAAGGAAGTCGGCTAAACTAGTATTTAAGGCACCAAATTCTCATTATTCAACTTCCAGCCGATATACCAAAACCCTAGGACGAATTTCAAGatcattcatcatcattcaaGCCAATCAATGAAGTTTAATCAGTTAGGGATGACAACCGAAGCTGAACGAACAAGCATGCGCTGCTAAACCACTTGTGACTTCCGCCTGGATGAACAGTTGCTCGGTTTGATATAATTTTCTGTTTATTGATTCGTATAACTTGACTACTTGTGTTGGTTTCTTGATAAATGTTTATTGtatttgaattatttgtcgtttTATCAAGTGTATTGACAACTtccttgcgttgttagcgggttggtaacTTGGTGGGTAGTTGATAGAATTAAACAGATTGTTAAGTTGCATGGTGAATGTTAAAAACTATCCTTAACAATTAATCAAaatcattaattccaaggccatgtctatgtggtgttttgaactagtaaacagattcttatgttaaAACGGGTATTCGGGATTCCGGGTGGAGGTTACTTGTTCTCATCTTGATAACACATTTCGTGAAAAGTCATGTTTTCTTTGCAATCAATTAAACAAACCCCCGAATTAGATAGTTAGTTTTTAATAATTTCTTTAACACTGACCACAAATTctccgtggatacgataccctacttacgttatctacgtagtttaattaggtttttgcatgacccttacAACAGTCATCAATCACGATCTTCCACTAAAGCCAAATATAGAGTTATGCCAAGCACTGTAAGTGAAATTTTATGGATGTGTTGGCTTTTATGGGAACTTAGAGTTAATCAAACCGGCTCGGCTAGACTTTTTCTATAACAACCTAGCCGTCAAGCATATTGCTAATAATCCATTTTTCATGAACGAGCTAAGAATGTGGAAAAGGATTGTTACTTCGTTCGGGAACTCTTCAAGTACTCTGAAATCGAGCCAACTTATATCAAAACGAATATGCAGGTGGACG from Helianthus annuus cultivar XRQ/B chromosome 10, HanXRQr2.0-SUNRISE, whole genome shotgun sequence harbors:
- the LOC110884697 gene encoding glutathione S-transferase U19, with the protein product MSSTESEVVVIGSWASMYTSRVRIALAEKSIGYEFIEEDLSDRSPLLLKYNPIYKKIPVMIHKGRPICESLIIVQYIHETWKEGYPLLPSDPYLKSQAAFWADYIDKHIYSGAKKFLMSKGEEKQKGVEEFLGYLKVLESELGEKPYFNGESFGYVDMALICFYSHIIAFGKIGNFSVEKDIPKLFAWATQCLKRESVSKALADPNKIYESLIAFKKRNGVED